From Apium graveolens cultivar Ventura chromosome 9, ASM990537v1, whole genome shotgun sequence, the proteins below share one genomic window:
- the LOC141686645 gene encoding guanine nucleotide-binding protein subunit beta-1, translated as MSVTELKERHLAATQTVNSLRQQLNQKRLLLLDTDVAGYSRAQNKLPVTFTPTDLVCCRTLQGHSGKVYSLDWTPEKNRIVSASQDGRLIVWNALTSQKTHAIKLPCPWVMTCAFSPSGQSVACGGLDSICSIFNLNSSMDKDGNVPVSRMLSGHKGYVSSCQYVPDEDTHLITSSGDHTCILWDITTGLRTSVFGGEFQSGHTADVLSVSINGSNSRLFVSGSCDATARLWDTRVASRAVRTFYGHEGDVSSVKYFPDGNRFGTGSEDGTCRLFDIRTGHQLQVYNQPNSDSDFAQVTSIAFSVSGRLLFAGYANGDCYVWDTLLAQVVLNLGSLHNSHEGRISCLGLSADGSALCTGSWDSNLKIWAFGGHRKVT; from the exons ATGTCAGTAACGGAGCTGAAAGAACGACACTTAGCAGCTACACAAACCGTCAATTCACTCCGTCAACAATTAAACCAGAAGCGCTTACTCCTCCTCGACACTGATg TTGCAGGATATTCCAGGGCACAAAACAAGCTCCCTGTTACATTTACACCGACGGATCTAGTTTGTTGCAGGACTCTGCAAGGACACTCTGGCAAG GTGTACTCATTAGACTGGACACCCGAAAAGAATCGTATCGTCAGTGCCTCTCAAGATGGGAGGTTGATAGTTTGGAATGCTCTCACCAGCCAGAAAACTCATGCCATTAAGTTGCCCTGTCCGTGGGTCATGACGTGTGCCTTCTCTCCTAGTGGGCAATCTGTTGCATGTGGTGGCCTTGATAGCATTTGCTCCATCTTTAACCTAAATTCTTCCATGGACAAGGATGGGAATGTGCCGGTATCAAGAATGCTAAGTGGTCATAAGGGATATGTATCTTCATGTCAGTATGTTCCAGATGAAGATACTCACCTAATAACAAGTTCAGGGGATCATACATGCATTTTATGGGACATTACCACAGGCCTGAGAACTTCAGTTTTTGGTGGTGAATTTCAATCTGGGCACACTGCTGATGTATTGAG CGTTTCTATCAACGGGTCAAACTCAAGATTGTTCGTTTCTGGTTCTTGTGACGCAACTGCGCGCCTGTGGGATACTCGTGTTGCAAGTCGAGCAGTCCGTACATTTTATGGGCACGAGGGTGATGTTAGTTCTGTAAAGTATTTTCCAGATGGCAACAGGTTTGGAACCGGTTCAGAAGATGGAACTTGCAGATTATTTGACATTAGAACGGGTCATCAACTCCAAGTATATAATCAGCCAAATTCAGATTCCGATTTTGCACAAGTAACTTCAATTGCTTTCTCCGTATCAGGCCGACTTCTCTTTGCGGGTTACGCCAATGGCGATTGTTACGTATGGGATACTTTGTTGGCACAG GTGGTTTTGAACTTAGGCTCTCTCCACAACTCGCACGAGGGCCGGATCAGCTGTTTGGGCTTGTCTGCTGATGGGAGCGCTTTATGCACCGGAAGTTGGGATTCGAACCTAAAG ATTTGGGCATTTGGAGGGCATAGAAAAGTGACATGA
- the LOC141684871 gene encoding putative nucleoredoxin 1-2, with the protein MGKREMLARTWMRKRELSKRKNELGRVIQSLFNKRKINWTPNKSLKRKRNDFADRILSNKKKNRKNINYVYVEENKLSLKRKRKNDLEEEDKLSNKRKRNHEEAKESIIQTSDTVNLSHLLFDDDKDKLLKNDVGECTDAKKTNLSHLFDDDEDKLLKNDEGECTDAKKTNIQIGYTDNLSHLLFDDQEVKSLTNKAGKCFREEIEGKETVIGIGDTVNLLHLLFTEYRDYLITCNSQNTNKLEVKSLTNKAGKCFREEIEGKETVIGIGDTVNLLHLLFTEYRDYLITCNSQNTNKLVKVKAKDLAGKFILLHFMHLDNYDFTWSWKAPVATLKDMYIKLHPKGDFQIVFVALRNNLAIPSETRQILGHIFSLMPPCPAIPLSDQKSIRRLERMFGIRDARHIGPLSFIIDPSGVVLQSHATPLLISYGAAAYPFTNERIKFLESEDSLLRTQPRSVEKLLSSPDRDYLINNKGNQVPLHNLDDKVVGLYFCPCLDGLRTTRKLEMVYYELSQKMEKFEIVLIYAHGWCEHEETCSLIDEDSFLHELKTMPWLALPFEDTNCIKKLQRLFQYPQGLDWPRPDARLVIIGPHGEFFEPLGTHILSTYGSPAYPFTLLSAVNLELERAKKVKPEMLWELDAVFTRSIGSQIRFSHFVGRKIIVLYETYETDKWVTTNTLRELKARYLEMKGTDDEFEVIHILCDEKFSTHIKAPVPWLMHPPFDKNTFADKFMCSVFGNESGLLAFDADGSVVRVTAFPQFGDNRCFPFYHNGNMEDEVLLDVKEKIAGRLELVYGSDMRFDDYE; encoded by the exons ATGGGCAAGAGGGAGATGCTAGCAAGAACTTGGATGCGTAAACGAGAGTTATCAAAGAGGAAGAACGAATTGGGTCGGGTGATCCAATCATTGTTTAACAAGAGGAAGATTAACTGGACACCTAATAAATCATTAAAGAGGAAGAGGAACGATTTCGCGGACAGGATCCTATCGAATaagaagaagaacaggaagaataTAAATTATGTTTATGTTGAGGAAAATAAATTATCATTGAAAAGGAAGAGGAAGAACGATTTGGAGGAGGAGGATAAATTATCAAACAAGAGGAAGAGAAACCATGAAGAGGCAAAGGAGAGCATTATCCAAACTAGTGATACGGTTAATTTATCGCACCTTCTTTTTGACGACGACAAGGATAAATTATTAAAGAACGATGTGGGTGAGTGTACGGATGCAAAGAAAACTAATTTATCGCACCTTTTTGACGACGACGAGGATAAATTATTAAAGAACGACGAGGGTGAGTGTACGGATGCAAAGAAAACCAATATTCAAATTGGTTATACCGATAATTTATCACACCTTCTTTTTGATGATCAGGAGGTTAAATCATTAACAAACAAGGCGGGTAAGTGTTTCCGAGAGGAAATTGAGGGAAAGGAAACTGTTATTGGAATCGGTGATACGGTTAATTTATTACACCTTCTTTTCACCGAATACAGGGATTATCTCATCACTTGCAACAGCCAAAATACTAACAAACTG GAGGTTAAATCATTAACAAACAAGGCGGGTAAGTGTTTCCGAGAGGAAATTGAGGGAAAGGAAACTGTTATTGGAATCGGTGATACGGTTAATTTATTACACCTTCTTTTCACCGAATACAGGGATTATCTCATCACTTGCAACAGCCAAAATACTAACAAACTG GTCAAGGTCAAGGCCAAGGATCTTGCAGGTAAGTTTATTCTTCTACATTTTATGCATTTAGACAATTATGATTTTACTTGGAGTTGGAAGGCACCAGTAGCAACCCTCAAGGATATGTACATTAAGCTACACCCCAAAGGCGATTTTCAGATAGTCTTTGTTGCACttagaaataatcttgccattCCTTCTGAAACTCGTCAAATTCTTGGACATATATTTTCTTTGATGCCGCCATGCCCTGCCATCCCCTTGTCAGATCAAAAGTCCATTCGACGCCTTGAAAGAATGTTTGGTATCCGCGATGCCAGGCATATCGGCCCTCTCTCATTTATCATTGACCCCTCAGGTGTGGTTTTGCAGTCTCATGCCACCCCTTTGCTTATTAGCTACGGAGCTGCTGCCTATCCTTTTACCAATGAAAGAATAAAATTCCTCGAGTCTGAAGATAGTCTATTACGAACTCAGCCTCGTTCTGTTGAAAAACTCTTGTCCTCTCCTGACCGTGATTATCTCATCAACAACAAAGGAAATCAG GTACCTCTTCATAATCTTGATGATAAGGTGGTAGGTTTATATTTTTGTCCATGTCTAGATGGACTAAGAACCACTAGGAAGCTGGAGATGGTTTATTACGAGTTGTCCCAAAAAATGGAAAAGTTTGAGATTGTTCTCATTTATGCACATGGATGGTGTGAGCATGAGGAAACTTGTTCCCTTATAGATGAAGATTCCTTCTTGCATGAACTTAAGACAATGCCTTGGCTGGCGCTTCCATTTGAAGACACAAATTGTATTAAGAAGTTGCAGAGACTCTTTCAATATCCCCAAGGTCTGGACTGGCCGAGGCCAGATGCAAGGCTGGTGATCATCGGTCCTCATGGAGAATTTTTTGAACCGCTGGGCACTCACATATTGTCGACGTATGGTTCTCCAGCGTACCCATTCACCTTACTCAGTGCTGTCAATTTAGAGCTTGAAAGGGCAAAGAAAGTGAAGCCGGAGATGTTATGGGAACTAGACGCAGTATTCACACGAAGTATTGggtcccagattcgattttccCACTTTGTTGGAAGGAAAATCATAGTCTTATATGAGACTTATGAGACTGACAAATGGGTAACCACTAATACATTGAGGGAGCTGAAAGCAAGGTATTTAGAGATGAAGGGTACTGATGACGAGTTTGAAGTGATCCACATCCTCTGTGATGAGAAGTTTTCTACGCACATCAAAGCACCCGTGCCATGGTTGATGCATCCTCCTTTTGACAAGAACACGTTTGCAGACAAATTTATGTGTTCTGTTTTTGGTAATGAAAGTGGACTTCTTGCATTTGATGCTGACGGGTCGGTTGTCAGAGTGACAGCATTCCCTCAATTTGGTGACAACAGGTGTTTTCCCTTCTATCACAATGGGAATATGGAAGACGAGGTCTTGCTGGATGTGAAGGAGAAAATTGCAGGTAGGTTAGAGTTAGTGTATGGCTCTGACATGCGCTTTGATGATTATGAGTAA